The sequence GATACTGCGTCCTCCCGGGGGCGGAGGCGCCGTCCCGGAAGGTTGCCCTGGGCACCACTGACGACGTGGCAAGCCCAGGCGGCACGATACTGGGCTCAAATCTCCAGCGGCGGCTGGGGACCGGGGATGATGTCCGCGATATCGGGGTCGACCTCACCCGGCTGGCGCGGCCCGCGCTCGGACTTGACCTTCTTGCGCTCCTCGCGCTTCGCGTTCTTCTCCTGCTGGTGCTGCTTGCGCGCCTGCTCTTTCTGGCGCTTCGTGGATCTGCCTTGCATTGAGCCTCCCTCGCTGAAAACAAAAGCCCGGCCTCGCAGTGAGGAGACCGGGCTGATGGTGCTGAGCCTGAGCTCTCAGCCGACGACGCGGACGTTCTCGGCCTGGAGGCCCTTGGGGCCCTTCCGGGTCTCGAACTCCACCTTCTGGCCTTCGGCCAGGGTACGGAAGCCATCCGTCTGGATGGCGGTGTGGTGGCAGAACACGTCGGCCCCACCGTCGTCCTGGGCGATGAAGCCAAAGCCCTTCGCGTCGTTGAACCATTTCACGGTGCCAGTTGCCATGTTTCTTCTTCTTTCTGCGTGCGGCGCGAGACCGCAGCCCGTCCCATAGAGCGAGACAGGCAGCCTCTAGCCTGTCGAGGGGCCAATGTCGAATGTGGAAGGCCCCGAATCTCCACCGGCTGTTCGCCGCGTGAAGGAAACGTGGCGTAGAACCGAAGAATTCCAGCCCCTTGACTCGTGGCACCACGCCCCGAAAATCGTCTGACGCCCCTTCATCGCCGGACGTTCCTTCAATGTGGGGGCGCCCGCGGCCCCTGGGGAGCGCCCTGGAGGGCACATTCCTGGACACCACTGGCCCCCCGCCCTCCCGGAACGAGGAGCAGCCAGGCGCTGATTTCCTGGCCTGACCCGCTAGGCGCCGGGGGGCGTGCGCGGAAGTTCCGTGCCAAACACCACCTGGAGCAGGTCCATGAGCCCGGGCCAGGCCTCGGCGGCCAGCCACAAGCCCTCGGACTGATGCTCGGCGGTCATGGCCAGGGAGGCCGAGTCGAACAGCCGGGCGGGCAGCACGCCCTCTTCGGGCAACGGCCCTTCCACTTGTAACACCTGACCATCCCAACGAATGCCGGGCGGCAGCAGCCGCTCCGCCAACACCCGCATCGCGGCCCGGCCCGCCCCCGCGCGAAGCACGCCCATCATCAGCGACGACGCCGTGCGGGACTCCTCCAGCTCCACCACGCCGGGCGTCTTCAACCACAGCCGGTAGCGCCCGGAGGCCAGCTCCACGCGCTCCAGCGCCGTCTCCACGCGCAGCTTCCAGCCGTGCACGGAGAAGCGGATGTCATAGACGTTCTCCCGCGAGGACCACTCCCGCAGCTCGAAGTTCTTCAGCCGGGCCAGCAGCTGACTCACCACGGTCTCCACGCGCGCATGCGACAGGCGCACCCGCCTGCGGCTCACGTCCACCGCCATGTCGTTGGAGAGCGCATTCGGCAATCGCTTCGCCCACTCCCGCGCCCCTTCCAGCATCTTCGCCGCCAGCGACTGACCCGACATCCGTGTCCTCCCGTGACGCCGCCTCCCTGGGCCCGGGGGCCTCGTACCGGCGGCCCAGCGTCGTGCGCGCAGCATGCACCGGATTCGGAGGCCGCGCGCGTCCTGCTCGCAGGGCGAGCGGGCGGGCGTCGCCTGGCTGGCCCCGCGCCGCCCCCAGGGACGTGGGCATCACCTGGCCGCCTGCCCTCCCTGGGCACCCGATAGCAGGGGCGGGAAGACGAGCGTCGGCGTGCCACAGCCCTCGGCGGTGGGGAAGAAGGTCAGGTCCGTCCCCACGCCGCGCAGCGCGCGGAAGGTCTCCAGCACGGGGAGCTCCAGTTCCACCGGAGCGATGCGGCGCACACGACGGCCGTCGCGGACCTCCCAGCCGCCCGCCACCAACGTGACGGTGCCGGGACGCGGCATGGTGGTGAAGGTCTCCACGCGCGCGACGAGTTCCGTGTAGTGCGCGGGGAGCACGGCAATCTCTCCGGGCACGAGGGAGGGATTCACGGCTTCGGGCGTGGGGGGTGACAGGGTGGTGCGGAAGCCGCGCCCGTTGAGCGGCGCGCCGAGCCGCGATGCGGTGTCGGAGGCGTGAAGGAAGCCTCGCAGCACGCCCGCGTCGACCAGCGACAGCGTGTCCGTGGAGAGTCCTTCGTCATCCATGGATACGCGCCGCGTGCCCGTGGGGTGGTTCGGGTCATCCACCACGCTCAGGACCGAGGGGAACACCTTGCGCCCCACGGCCCGGGCCAGCGCGGGCGTGGCGGCGGCCACGTCGCCCCGTAGCAACCAGATGAGCCCCGCCGCGAGCGGCGCGGCCACCGCCGGCCGCAGCACCAGGGGGAGGTCGCGGTCCAGCGACTCCGCGGGGCCCGTGAGGGCATCTACCGCCTCCGCGAGTCGATGGCGCAGCGGAATAATGATGACCGTGTCGTCCGCCGCTGTTTCGGGAAACGCCACCGCGTCCACCACGGCGCCTCGCGGCGTCTCACAACGCACGAACAGTTCCTCGCGCCATTCCGTGCGAGCACGGCGCGCGCCATTGGCGCGCACCAGGGCGCGCCACGTGGACACCTGGGTGAGCAGCGCGGCCTGCACGACGCTGCCAGGGGGCACGGCGGTCTCGATGAAGTGTTTCATCCGGCGCGCCGCGCGCTCCGG is a genomic window of Myxococcus virescens containing:
- a CDS encoding cold-shock protein, with protein sequence MATGTVKWFNDAKGFGFIAQDDGGADVFCHHTAIQTDGFRTLAEGQKVEFETRKGPKGLQAENVRVVG
- a CDS encoding metallopeptidase TldD-related protein, whose protein sequence is MRGGSGSEEDSGVAACAGLQPREWLTSAGEALEAFTRHHAPSQAELFLAAERRLSFEYDAGTGRSIVNQGETLDAMARVSWDARQGMLTAPVGEAGALPLLLERTARQATSGRASPLPALPAQSDSPSVSNPPPLQPERAARRMKHFIETAVPPGSVVQAALLTQVSTWRALVRANGARRARTEWREELFVRCETPRGAVVDAVAFPETAADDTVIIIPLRHRLAEAVDALTGPAESLDRDLPLVLRPAVAAPLAAGLIWLLRGDVAAATPALARAVGRKVFPSVLSVVDDPNHPTGTRRVSMDDEGLSTDTLSLVDAGVLRGFLHASDTASRLGAPLNGRGFRTTLSPPTPEAVNPSLVPGEIAVLPAHYTELVARVETFTTMPRPGTVTLVAGGWEVRDGRRVRRIAPVELELPVLETFRALRGVGTDLTFFPTAEGCGTPTLVFPPLLSGAQGGQAAR